The genomic segment tatatataaatttcagcTGTACACTAGATGAATAAGACGATAGATGAATAACCCAATAGATGTATAACACGATAGATGAATAACAGGAGAGATGAATAAGAGAGTAACTTGACAGAGCAACAAGCAACCAGCAGTAGCTGAGCAACAGGTCAGAGCTTCATCCCGCGTGACCCAGCTGGAGGCTGCCCAAGATATATCTTTAAACACGCGCCAGGGCCCATTACCTCACTCTAGCCAGCCCTCCTACCTaggtggaggaagggggggggggaggggggagatgtgGGGAGGGGGTAAGGGGGATGTGGGGGgtatggaggaggaggggggggggaagaatagtGTTGAGGGTGTCACGTTGGTGCTGAGATATGAAGAAGTGGTAAGACAGGACGAGTGAGACTTTGGCACCCACCTGGGACCCACCTGGGACCCACCTGGGACCCACCTGGGACCCACGAACCCTGGGACCCTGGCATCCCGGCACTCCGGCACCCACAGCTCGGGTGCCTGCCAAGAAGCAGGGCGTCAGGAGGGAATTGAATTGTTTTAGACGACTGGTTGACGGCATGGATAAGAGGGTGACGGGTGAGGTGCTGGGTCACCCCAAGGTCACCCTGTGTCAGGGCACTGTGGTGGAGGTCACCCTGTGTCAGGGCACAGTGGTGGAGGTCACCCTGTGTCAGGGCACAGTGGTGGAGGTCACCTTGTGTCAGGGCACAGTGGTGGAGGTCACCCTGTGTCAGGGCACAGTGGTGGAGGTCACCCTGTGTCAGGGCATAGTGGTGGAGGTCACCCTGTGTCAGGGCACAGTGGTGGAGGTCACCCTGTGTCAGGGCACAGTGGTGGAGGTCACCCTGTGTCAGGGCACAGTGGTGGAGGTCACCCTGTGTCAGGGCACAGTGGTGGAGGTCACCCTGTGTCAGGGCACAGTGGTGGAGGTCACCCTGTGTCAGGGCACAGTGGTGGAGGTCACCCTGTGTCAGGGCACAGTGGTGGAGGTCATCCTGTGTCAGGGCACAGTGGTGGAGGTCACCCTGTGTCAGGGCACAGTGGTGGAGGTCACCCTGTGTCAGGGCACAGTGGTGGACGTCACCCTGTGTCAGGGCACAGTGGTGGAGGTCACCCTGTGTCAGGGCACAGTGGTGGAGGTCACCCTGTGTCAGGGCACAGTGGTGGAGGTCACCCTGTGTCAGGGCACAGTGGTGGAGGTCACCCTGTGTCAGGGCACAGTGGTGGAGGTCACCCTGTGTCAGGGCACAGTGGTGGAGGTCACCCCAAGGTCACCCTGTGTCAGGGCACTGTCGTGGAGGTCACCCTGTGTCGGGGCACAGTGGTGGAGGTCACCCCAAGGTCACCCTGTGTCGGGGCACAGTGGTGGAGGTCACCCTGTGTCAGGGCACAGTGGTGGAGGTCACCCTGTGTCAGGGCACAGTGGTGGACGTCACCCTGTGTCAGGGCACAGTGGTGGAGGTCACCCTGTGTCAGGGCACAGTGGTGGAGGTCACCCTGTGTCAGGGCACTGTGGTGGAGGTCACCCTGTGTCAGGGCACTGTGGTGGAGGTCACCCTGTGTCAGGGCACAGTGGTGGAGGTCACCCTGTGTCAGGGCACAGTGGTGGAGGTCACCCCAAGGTCACCCTGTGTCAGGGCACTGTGGTGGAGGTCACCCTGTGTCGGGGCACAGTGGTGGAGGTCACCCCAAGGTCACCCTGTGTCGGGGCACAGTGGTGGAGGTCACCCCAAGGTCACCCTGTGTCGGGGCACAGTGGTGGAGGTCACCCTGTGTCAGGGCACAGTGGTGGAGGTCACCCCAAGGTCACCCTGTGTCGGGGCACAGTGGTGGAGGTCACCCTGTGTCAGGGCACTGTGGTGGAGGTCACCCCAAGGTCACCCTGTGTCGGGGCACAGTGGTGGAGGTCACCCTGTGTCAGGGCACTGTGGTGGAGGTCACCCTGTGTCGGGGCACAGTGGTGGAGGTCACCCTGTGCCGGGgcacagtggtggaggtggaggagtggtggaatttcctcaaatataaattaatgttataatacattagcatattgtgcatatataggcataggttaggttaggtgtttaggttctgttggcgagtatttgtatttgtagtacgtgggtgaagcatttacagcgttgtggttcgaacaaaattcgtcagtgaagcacttgttccggaagtgttcgaacggaatcagttgtgagtcgtgtgtaaaccgttttttattcataaacagcgggttcggcgggtgcatggaatcacttttggctctttgtttggaggacgggctgcttacagtgttgtggtttgaacaaaagtcggcagcgaagcatttgttccggaagtgttcggacgtcatcagatgtgagtcgtgtgtaaacccttttttattcataaacataaAATAAACAAAGTTATtcatttggcgggtgcatggaatggactttggcctttgtttatgaggacggactgaaaAAACTCAACGACAGTCTTCAAAGACAACAACAATTATCGCGTGAACAAATGAGTCGAGGACTCGGAGCCGTTCAACTCGGGTCTCATTCTGGCTACTGAGATGCTATCCACGGTGTTGAGCTCCAGCCGTCTCAAACTACGCAACAGGTCAACGAAATCGCTGTAAGTGGAAGGTTGGAGCCTTTCCTGGCAGTGATGTGTGCCGGCAGAGGACGCAACTTACTCAAGGAGCGGACCAGTGCGGTAAGCCCATCCTCCCGCAGTCATAGTACCTATAATAACTATTTGGTCGAAAGAACCAACAAGTACTTTCACTTCAGGGAGGGAGGGGTCAGATACAGCCAGGTGCTCATACGTACCGTGCATGAAGTTCCGTGAGGTATTTCCTACGGAGGGagcattacactgccaacatttaCAAAGATAAACAGCACCAGCTCAGAGGTCAAGGAGTAAAGGGTCTTTACATTTTAAATATTTTCAATTGTATAATTGTTAATAAATACGAATTGAAAAGTAATTTGAGTGTGTACATCTTAGAACATAACAGAGTTCCTCACTAATAGTGAACAGTAATTAAATACGGGAAATTTGACATAAATATTTCTTTAGCGACTCTGGGAACTTAGTCAATGGACAGAAATGTATTATTTAAACATTTTCTTACAAGATGAAGCTGTGACTAATGTCTGTTAGTTTAGATATAGTGAAGATGTATATCTGGTCACTCATGCTTTTCACCCATAAGACTGAAATTCTCAAAAAGGGGAAATATATTTctgatatattaaatatatatatatatatatatatatatatatatatatattatatatatatattatatatatatattatatatatatattatatatatatattatatatatatattatatatatatattatatatatatattatatatatatattatatatatatattatatatatatattatatatatatattatatatatatatattatatatatatattatatatatatatatatatatatatatatatatatatatatatatatatatatatatatatatatatatatatatttatgtcgcacctagtagccagaacgcacttctcagcctactatgcaaggcccgatttgcctaataagccaagttttcatgaatttattgtttttcgactacctacctaacctaactttttcggttacttaacctaacctaacctataaagataggttaggttaggttaggtagggttggttaggttaggttaggttaggttaggttaggttaggttaggttaggtagggttggttaggttcggtcatatatctacgtt from the Procambarus clarkii isolate CNS0578487 chromosome 10, FALCON_Pclarkii_2.0, whole genome shotgun sequence genome contains:
- the LOC138363219 gene encoding keratin-associated protein 16-1-like, which encodes MDKRVTGEVLGHPKVTLCQGTVVEVTLCQGTVVEVTLCQGTVVEVTLCQGTVVEVTLCQGTVVEVTLCQGIVVEVTLCQGTVVEVTLCQGTVVEVTLCQGTVVEVTLCQGTVVEVTLCQGTVVEVTLCQGTVVEVTLCQGTVVEVILCQGTVVEVTLCQGTVVEVTLCQGTVVDVTLCQGTVVEVTLCQGTVVEVTLCQGTVVEVTLCQGTVVEVTLCQGTVVEVTLCQGTVVEVTPSYSFGGCMEWTLAFVYEDGLKKLNDSLQRQQQLSREQMSRGLGAVQLGSHSGY